A genomic segment from Leopardus geoffroyi isolate Oge1 chromosome A2, O.geoffroyi_Oge1_pat1.0, whole genome shotgun sequence encodes:
- the SMARCD3 gene encoding SWI/SNF-related matrix-associated actin-dependent regulator of chromatin subfamily D member 3 isoform X4, with the protein MPSGARMPHQGAPMGPPGSPYMGSPAVRPGLAPAGMEPARKRAAPPPGQSQAQSQGQPVPTAPARSRSAKRRKMADKILPQRIRELVPESQAYMDLLAFERKLDQTIMRKRVDIQEALKRPMKQKRKLRLYISNTFNPAKPDAEDSDGSIASWELRVEGKLLDDVRPGPAPPAPNASCPHSPCPAPTVPVPLPQPSKQKRKFSSFFKSLVIELDKDLYGPDNHLVEWHRTPTTQETDGFQVKRPGDLSVRCTLLLMLDYQPPQFKLDPRLARLLGLHTQSRSAIVQALWQYVKTNRLQDSHDKEYINGDKYFQQIFDCPRLKFSEIPQRLTALLLPPDPIVINHVISVDPSDQKKTACYDIDVEVEEPLKGQMSSFLLSTANQQEISALDSKIHETIESINQLKIQRDFMLSFSRDPKGYIQDLLRSQSRDLKVMTDVAGNPEEERRAEFYHQPWSQEAVSRYFYCKIQQRRQELEQSLVVRTT; encoded by the exons ATGCCGTCTGGAGCCCGGATGCCCCACCAGGGGGCGCCCATGGGCCCCCCGGGCTCCCCGTACATGGGCAGCCCCGCCGTGCGACCCGGCCTGGCCCCCGCGGGCATGGAGCCCGCCCGCAAGCGAGCAGCGCCCCCGCCCGGCCAGAGCCAGGCCCAGAGCCAGGGCCAGCCGGTGCCCACCGCCCCCGCGCGGAGCCGCAG tgCCAAGAGGAGGAAGATGGCTGACAAAATCCTCCCTCAAAGG ATCCGGGAGCTGGTCCCCGAGTCCCAGGCTTATATGGACCTCCTGGCATTTGAGAGGAAACTAGATCAAACCATCATGCGGAAGCGGGTGGACATCCAAGAGGCTCTGAAGAGGCCGATGAAG CAAAAGCGGAAGCTGCGTCTTTATATCTCCAATACGTTTAACCCTGCGAAGCCCGATGCTGAAGATTCCGATGGCAGCATCGCCTCCTGGGAGCTGCGGGTGGAGGGGAAGCTCCTGGATGACGTACGTCCTGGCCCAG CCCCACCCGCTCCCAACGCATCCTGCCCCCACAGTCCCTGTCCTGCCCCCACGGTCCCTGTTCCTCTCCCACAGCCCAGCAAGCAGAAGCGGAagttctcttccttcttcaaGAGTTTGGTCATTGAGCTGGACAAAGACCTTTATGGCCCTGACAACCACCTAGTTGAG TGGCACCGCACACCCACGACCCAGGAGACGGACGGCTTCCAGGTGAAGAGGCCGGGGGACCTGAGCGTACGATGCACGCTGCTTCTCATGCTGGACTACCAG CCTCCCCAATTCAAACTGGATCCCCGCTTGGCCCGGCTGCTGGGGTTGCACACACAGAGCCGCTCCGCCATCGTGCAGGCCCTGTGGCAGTATGTGAAAACCAACAGGCTGCAGGACTCACATGACAAGGAATACATCAATGGGGACAAATATTTCCAGCAG ATATTTGATTGCCCCCGGCTGAAGTTTTCTGAGATTCCCCAGCGCCTCACAGCTCTGCTGTTGCCCCCTGACCCAATTGTCATCAACCACGTCATCAG CGTGGACCCGTCGGACCAGAAGAAGACGGCGTGCTATGACATTGATGTGGAGGTGGAGGAGCCCCTGAAGGGACAGATGAGCAGCTTCCTTCTGTCCACGGCCAACCAGCAGGAGATCAGTGCTCTGGACAGTAAG ATCCATGAGACGATTGAGTCCATAAACCAGCTCAAGATCCAGAGGGACTTCATGCTAAGCTTCTCCAGAGACCCCAAAGGCTACATCCAAGACCTGCTCCGCTCCCAGAGCCGGGACCTCAAG GTGATGACGGACGTGGCAGGCAACCCTGAGGAGGAGCGCCGGGCTGAGTTTTACCACCAGCCCTGGTCCCAGGAAGCCGTCAGCCGCTATTTCTActgcaag ATCCAGCAGCGCCGGCAGGAGCTGGAGCAGTCGCTGGTCGTGCGCACCACCTAG
- the SMARCD3 gene encoding SWI/SNF-related matrix-associated actin-dependent regulator of chromatin subfamily D member 3 isoform X3, with product MAADEVAGGARKATKSKLFEFLVHGVRPGMPSGARMPHQGAPMGPPGSPYMGSPAVRPGLAPAGMEPARKRAAPPPGQSQAQSQGQPVPTAPARSRSAKRRKMADKILPQRIRELVPESQAYMDLLAFERKLDQTIMRKRVDIQEALKRPMKQKRKLRLYISNTFNPAKPDAEDSDGSIASWELRVEGKLLDDVRPGPGLSRCPGPSKQKRKFSSFFKSLVIELDKDLYGPDNHLVEWHRTPTTQETDGFQVKRPGDLSVRCTLLLMLDYQPPQFKLDPRLARLLGLHTQSRSAIVQALWQYVKTNRLQDSHDKEYINGDKYFQQIFDCPRLKFSEIPQRLTALLLPPDPIVINHVISVDPSDQKKTACYDIDVEVEEPLKGQMSSFLLSTANQQEISALDSKIHETIESINQLKIQRDFMLSFSRDPKGYIQDLLRSQSRDLKVMTDVAGNPEEERRAEFYHQPWSQEAVSRYFYCKIQQRRQELEQSLVVRTT from the exons ATGGCCGCGGACGAAGTTGCCGGAGGGGCGCGCAAAGCCACGAAAAGCAAACTTTTTGAGTTTCTGGTCCATGGGGTG cgccCCGGGATGCCGTCTGGAGCCCGGATGCCCCACCAGGGGGCGCCCATGGGCCCCCCGGGCTCCCCGTACATGGGCAGCCCCGCCGTGCGACCCGGCCTGGCCCCCGCGGGCATGGAGCCCGCCCGCAAGCGAGCAGCGCCCCCGCCCGGCCAGAGCCAGGCCCAGAGCCAGGGCCAGCCGGTGCCCACCGCCCCCGCGCGGAGCCGCAG tgCCAAGAGGAGGAAGATGGCTGACAAAATCCTCCCTCAAAGG ATCCGGGAGCTGGTCCCCGAGTCCCAGGCTTATATGGACCTCCTGGCATTTGAGAGGAAACTAGATCAAACCATCATGCGGAAGCGGGTGGACATCCAAGAGGCTCTGAAGAGGCCGATGAAG CAAAAGCGGAAGCTGCGTCTTTATATCTCCAATACGTTTAACCCTGCGAAGCCCGATGCTGAAGATTCCGATGGCAGCATCGCCTCCTGGGAGCTGCGGGTGGAGGGGAAGCTCCTGGATGACGTACGTCCTGGCCCAGGTCTCTCCAGGTGTCCTGGG CCCAGCAAGCAGAAGCGGAagttctcttccttcttcaaGAGTTTGGTCATTGAGCTGGACAAAGACCTTTATGGCCCTGACAACCACCTAGTTGAG TGGCACCGCACACCCACGACCCAGGAGACGGACGGCTTCCAGGTGAAGAGGCCGGGGGACCTGAGCGTACGATGCACGCTGCTTCTCATGCTGGACTACCAG CCTCCCCAATTCAAACTGGATCCCCGCTTGGCCCGGCTGCTGGGGTTGCACACACAGAGCCGCTCCGCCATCGTGCAGGCCCTGTGGCAGTATGTGAAAACCAACAGGCTGCAGGACTCACATGACAAGGAATACATCAATGGGGACAAATATTTCCAGCAG ATATTTGATTGCCCCCGGCTGAAGTTTTCTGAGATTCCCCAGCGCCTCACAGCTCTGCTGTTGCCCCCTGACCCAATTGTCATCAACCACGTCATCAG CGTGGACCCGTCGGACCAGAAGAAGACGGCGTGCTATGACATTGATGTGGAGGTGGAGGAGCCCCTGAAGGGACAGATGAGCAGCTTCCTTCTGTCCACGGCCAACCAGCAGGAGATCAGTGCTCTGGACAGTAAG ATCCATGAGACGATTGAGTCCATAAACCAGCTCAAGATCCAGAGGGACTTCATGCTAAGCTTCTCCAGAGACCCCAAAGGCTACATCCAAGACCTGCTCCGCTCCCAGAGCCGGGACCTCAAG GTGATGACGGACGTGGCAGGCAACCCTGAGGAGGAGCGCCGGGCTGAGTTTTACCACCAGCCCTGGTCCCAGGAAGCCGTCAGCCGCTATTTCTActgcaag ATCCAGCAGCGCCGGCAGGAGCTGGAGCAGTCGCTGGTCGTGCGCACCACCTAG
- the SMARCD3 gene encoding SWI/SNF-related matrix-associated actin-dependent regulator of chromatin subfamily D member 3 isoform X5, producing the protein MAADEVAGGARKATKSKLFEFLVHGVRPGMPSGARMPHQGAPMGPPGSPYMGSPAVRPGLAPAGMEPARKRAAPPPGQSQAQSQGQPVPTAPARSRSAKRRKMADKILPQRIRELVPESQAYMDLLAFERKLDQTIMRKRVDIQEALKRPMKQKRKLRLYISNTFNPAKPDAEDSDGSIASWELRVEGKLLDDPSKQKRKFSSFFKSLVIELDKDLYGPDNHLVEWHRTPTTQETDGFQVKRPGDLSVRCTLLLMLDYQPPQFKLDPRLARLLGLHTQSRSAIVQALWQYVKTNRLQDSHDKEYINGDKYFQQIFDCPRLKFSEIPQRLTALLLPPDPIVINHVISVDPSDQKKTACYDIDVEVEEPLKGQMSSFLLSTANQQEISALDSKIHETIESINQLKIQRDFMLSFSRDPKGYIQDLLRSQSRDLKVMTDVAGNPEEERRAEFYHQPWSQEAVSRYFYCKIQQRRQELEQSLVVRTT; encoded by the exons ATGGCCGCGGACGAAGTTGCCGGAGGGGCGCGCAAAGCCACGAAAAGCAAACTTTTTGAGTTTCTGGTCCATGGGGTG cgccCCGGGATGCCGTCTGGAGCCCGGATGCCCCACCAGGGGGCGCCCATGGGCCCCCCGGGCTCCCCGTACATGGGCAGCCCCGCCGTGCGACCCGGCCTGGCCCCCGCGGGCATGGAGCCCGCCCGCAAGCGAGCAGCGCCCCCGCCCGGCCAGAGCCAGGCCCAGAGCCAGGGCCAGCCGGTGCCCACCGCCCCCGCGCGGAGCCGCAG tgCCAAGAGGAGGAAGATGGCTGACAAAATCCTCCCTCAAAGG ATCCGGGAGCTGGTCCCCGAGTCCCAGGCTTATATGGACCTCCTGGCATTTGAGAGGAAACTAGATCAAACCATCATGCGGAAGCGGGTGGACATCCAAGAGGCTCTGAAGAGGCCGATGAAG CAAAAGCGGAAGCTGCGTCTTTATATCTCCAATACGTTTAACCCTGCGAAGCCCGATGCTGAAGATTCCGATGGCAGCATCGCCTCCTGGGAGCTGCGGGTGGAGGGGAAGCTCCTGGATGAC CCCAGCAAGCAGAAGCGGAagttctcttccttcttcaaGAGTTTGGTCATTGAGCTGGACAAAGACCTTTATGGCCCTGACAACCACCTAGTTGAG TGGCACCGCACACCCACGACCCAGGAGACGGACGGCTTCCAGGTGAAGAGGCCGGGGGACCTGAGCGTACGATGCACGCTGCTTCTCATGCTGGACTACCAG CCTCCCCAATTCAAACTGGATCCCCGCTTGGCCCGGCTGCTGGGGTTGCACACACAGAGCCGCTCCGCCATCGTGCAGGCCCTGTGGCAGTATGTGAAAACCAACAGGCTGCAGGACTCACATGACAAGGAATACATCAATGGGGACAAATATTTCCAGCAG ATATTTGATTGCCCCCGGCTGAAGTTTTCTGAGATTCCCCAGCGCCTCACAGCTCTGCTGTTGCCCCCTGACCCAATTGTCATCAACCACGTCATCAG CGTGGACCCGTCGGACCAGAAGAAGACGGCGTGCTATGACATTGATGTGGAGGTGGAGGAGCCCCTGAAGGGACAGATGAGCAGCTTCCTTCTGTCCACGGCCAACCAGCAGGAGATCAGTGCTCTGGACAGTAAG ATCCATGAGACGATTGAGTCCATAAACCAGCTCAAGATCCAGAGGGACTTCATGCTAAGCTTCTCCAGAGACCCCAAAGGCTACATCCAAGACCTGCTCCGCTCCCAGAGCCGGGACCTCAAG GTGATGACGGACGTGGCAGGCAACCCTGAGGAGGAGCGCCGGGCTGAGTTTTACCACCAGCCCTGGTCCCAGGAAGCCGTCAGCCGCTATTTCTActgcaag ATCCAGCAGCGCCGGCAGGAGCTGGAGCAGTCGCTGGTCGTGCGCACCACCTAG
- the SMARCD3 gene encoding SWI/SNF-related matrix-associated actin-dependent regulator of chromatin subfamily D member 3 isoform X7 gives MTPGLQHPPAVLQRPGMPSGARMPHQGAPMGPPGSPYMGSPAVRPGLAPAGMEPARKRAAPPPGQSQAQSQGQPVPTAPARSRSAKRRKMADKILPQRIRELVPESQAYMDLLAFERKLDQTIMRKRVDIQEALKRPMKQKRKLRLYISNTFNPAKPDAEDSDGSIASWELRVEGKLLDDPSKQKRKFSSFFKSLVIELDKDLYGPDNHLVEWHRTPTTQETDGFQVKRPGDLSVRCTLLLMLDYQPPQFKLDPRLARLLGLHTQSRSAIVQALWQYVKTNRLQDSHDKEYINGDKYFQQIFDCPRLKFSEIPQRLTALLLPPDPIVINHVISVDPSDQKKTACYDIDVEVEEPLKGQMSSFLLSTANQQEISALDSKIHETIESINQLKIQRDFMLSFSRDPKGYIQDLLRSQSRDLKVMTDVAGNPEEERRAEFYHQPWSQEAVSRYFYCKIQQRRQELEQSLVVRTT, from the exons cgccCCGGGATGCCGTCTGGAGCCCGGATGCCCCACCAGGGGGCGCCCATGGGCCCCCCGGGCTCCCCGTACATGGGCAGCCCCGCCGTGCGACCCGGCCTGGCCCCCGCGGGCATGGAGCCCGCCCGCAAGCGAGCAGCGCCCCCGCCCGGCCAGAGCCAGGCCCAGAGCCAGGGCCAGCCGGTGCCCACCGCCCCCGCGCGGAGCCGCAG tgCCAAGAGGAGGAAGATGGCTGACAAAATCCTCCCTCAAAGG ATCCGGGAGCTGGTCCCCGAGTCCCAGGCTTATATGGACCTCCTGGCATTTGAGAGGAAACTAGATCAAACCATCATGCGGAAGCGGGTGGACATCCAAGAGGCTCTGAAGAGGCCGATGAAG CAAAAGCGGAAGCTGCGTCTTTATATCTCCAATACGTTTAACCCTGCGAAGCCCGATGCTGAAGATTCCGATGGCAGCATCGCCTCCTGGGAGCTGCGGGTGGAGGGGAAGCTCCTGGATGAC CCCAGCAAGCAGAAGCGGAagttctcttccttcttcaaGAGTTTGGTCATTGAGCTGGACAAAGACCTTTATGGCCCTGACAACCACCTAGTTGAG TGGCACCGCACACCCACGACCCAGGAGACGGACGGCTTCCAGGTGAAGAGGCCGGGGGACCTGAGCGTACGATGCACGCTGCTTCTCATGCTGGACTACCAG CCTCCCCAATTCAAACTGGATCCCCGCTTGGCCCGGCTGCTGGGGTTGCACACACAGAGCCGCTCCGCCATCGTGCAGGCCCTGTGGCAGTATGTGAAAACCAACAGGCTGCAGGACTCACATGACAAGGAATACATCAATGGGGACAAATATTTCCAGCAG ATATTTGATTGCCCCCGGCTGAAGTTTTCTGAGATTCCCCAGCGCCTCACAGCTCTGCTGTTGCCCCCTGACCCAATTGTCATCAACCACGTCATCAG CGTGGACCCGTCGGACCAGAAGAAGACGGCGTGCTATGACATTGATGTGGAGGTGGAGGAGCCCCTGAAGGGACAGATGAGCAGCTTCCTTCTGTCCACGGCCAACCAGCAGGAGATCAGTGCTCTGGACAGTAAG ATCCATGAGACGATTGAGTCCATAAACCAGCTCAAGATCCAGAGGGACTTCATGCTAAGCTTCTCCAGAGACCCCAAAGGCTACATCCAAGACCTGCTCCGCTCCCAGAGCCGGGACCTCAAG GTGATGACGGACGTGGCAGGCAACCCTGAGGAGGAGCGCCGGGCTGAGTTTTACCACCAGCCCTGGTCCCAGGAAGCCGTCAGCCGCTATTTCTActgcaag ATCCAGCAGCGCCGGCAGGAGCTGGAGCAGTCGCTGGTCGTGCGCACCACCTAG
- the SMARCD3 gene encoding SWI/SNF-related matrix-associated actin-dependent regulator of chromatin subfamily D member 3 isoform X1 has translation MAADEVAGGARKATKSKLFEFLVHGVRPGMPSGARMPHQGAPMGPPGSPYMGSPAVRPGLAPAGMEPARKRAAPPPGQSQAQSQGQPVPTAPARSRSAKRRKMADKILPQRIRELVPESQAYMDLLAFERKLDQTIMRKRVDIQEALKRPMKQKRKLRLYISNTFNPAKPDAEDSDGSIASWELRVEGKLLDDVRPGPAPPAPNASCPHSPCPAPTVPVPLPQPSKQKRKFSSFFKSLVIELDKDLYGPDNHLVEWHRTPTTQETDGFQVKRPGDLSVRCTLLLMLDYQPPQFKLDPRLARLLGLHTQSRSAIVQALWQYVKTNRLQDSHDKEYINGDKYFQQIFDCPRLKFSEIPQRLTALLLPPDPIVINHVISVDPSDQKKTACYDIDVEVEEPLKGQMSSFLLSTANQQEISALDSKIHETIESINQLKIQRDFMLSFSRDPKGYIQDLLRSQSRDLKVMTDVAGNPEEERRAEFYHQPWSQEAVSRYFYCKIQQRRQELEQSLVVRTT, from the exons ATGGCCGCGGACGAAGTTGCCGGAGGGGCGCGCAAAGCCACGAAAAGCAAACTTTTTGAGTTTCTGGTCCATGGGGTG cgccCCGGGATGCCGTCTGGAGCCCGGATGCCCCACCAGGGGGCGCCCATGGGCCCCCCGGGCTCCCCGTACATGGGCAGCCCCGCCGTGCGACCCGGCCTGGCCCCCGCGGGCATGGAGCCCGCCCGCAAGCGAGCAGCGCCCCCGCCCGGCCAGAGCCAGGCCCAGAGCCAGGGCCAGCCGGTGCCCACCGCCCCCGCGCGGAGCCGCAG tgCCAAGAGGAGGAAGATGGCTGACAAAATCCTCCCTCAAAGG ATCCGGGAGCTGGTCCCCGAGTCCCAGGCTTATATGGACCTCCTGGCATTTGAGAGGAAACTAGATCAAACCATCATGCGGAAGCGGGTGGACATCCAAGAGGCTCTGAAGAGGCCGATGAAG CAAAAGCGGAAGCTGCGTCTTTATATCTCCAATACGTTTAACCCTGCGAAGCCCGATGCTGAAGATTCCGATGGCAGCATCGCCTCCTGGGAGCTGCGGGTGGAGGGGAAGCTCCTGGATGACGTACGTCCTGGCCCAG CCCCACCCGCTCCCAACGCATCCTGCCCCCACAGTCCCTGTCCTGCCCCCACGGTCCCTGTTCCTCTCCCACAGCCCAGCAAGCAGAAGCGGAagttctcttccttcttcaaGAGTTTGGTCATTGAGCTGGACAAAGACCTTTATGGCCCTGACAACCACCTAGTTGAG TGGCACCGCACACCCACGACCCAGGAGACGGACGGCTTCCAGGTGAAGAGGCCGGGGGACCTGAGCGTACGATGCACGCTGCTTCTCATGCTGGACTACCAG CCTCCCCAATTCAAACTGGATCCCCGCTTGGCCCGGCTGCTGGGGTTGCACACACAGAGCCGCTCCGCCATCGTGCAGGCCCTGTGGCAGTATGTGAAAACCAACAGGCTGCAGGACTCACATGACAAGGAATACATCAATGGGGACAAATATTTCCAGCAG ATATTTGATTGCCCCCGGCTGAAGTTTTCTGAGATTCCCCAGCGCCTCACAGCTCTGCTGTTGCCCCCTGACCCAATTGTCATCAACCACGTCATCAG CGTGGACCCGTCGGACCAGAAGAAGACGGCGTGCTATGACATTGATGTGGAGGTGGAGGAGCCCCTGAAGGGACAGATGAGCAGCTTCCTTCTGTCCACGGCCAACCAGCAGGAGATCAGTGCTCTGGACAGTAAG ATCCATGAGACGATTGAGTCCATAAACCAGCTCAAGATCCAGAGGGACTTCATGCTAAGCTTCTCCAGAGACCCCAAAGGCTACATCCAAGACCTGCTCCGCTCCCAGAGCCGGGACCTCAAG GTGATGACGGACGTGGCAGGCAACCCTGAGGAGGAGCGCCGGGCTGAGTTTTACCACCAGCCCTGGTCCCAGGAAGCCGTCAGCCGCTATTTCTActgcaag ATCCAGCAGCGCCGGCAGGAGCTGGAGCAGTCGCTGGTCGTGCGCACCACCTAG
- the SMARCD3 gene encoding SWI/SNF-related matrix-associated actin-dependent regulator of chromatin subfamily D member 3 isoform X8, translated as MADKILPQRIRELVPESQAYMDLLAFERKLDQTIMRKRVDIQEALKRPMKQKRKLRLYISNTFNPAKPDAEDSDGSIASWELRVEGKLLDDVRPGPAPPAPNASCPHSPCPAPTVPVPLPQPSKQKRKFSSFFKSLVIELDKDLYGPDNHLVEWHRTPTTQETDGFQVKRPGDLSVRCTLLLMLDYQPPQFKLDPRLARLLGLHTQSRSAIVQALWQYVKTNRLQDSHDKEYINGDKYFQQIFDCPRLKFSEIPQRLTALLLPPDPIVINHVISVDPSDQKKTACYDIDVEVEEPLKGQMSSFLLSTANQQEISALDSKIHETIESINQLKIQRDFMLSFSRDPKGYIQDLLRSQSRDLKVMTDVAGNPEEERRAEFYHQPWSQEAVSRYFYCKIQQRRQELEQSLVVRTT; from the exons ATGGCTGACAAAATCCTCCCTCAAAGG ATCCGGGAGCTGGTCCCCGAGTCCCAGGCTTATATGGACCTCCTGGCATTTGAGAGGAAACTAGATCAAACCATCATGCGGAAGCGGGTGGACATCCAAGAGGCTCTGAAGAGGCCGATGAAG CAAAAGCGGAAGCTGCGTCTTTATATCTCCAATACGTTTAACCCTGCGAAGCCCGATGCTGAAGATTCCGATGGCAGCATCGCCTCCTGGGAGCTGCGGGTGGAGGGGAAGCTCCTGGATGACGTACGTCCTGGCCCAG CCCCACCCGCTCCCAACGCATCCTGCCCCCACAGTCCCTGTCCTGCCCCCACGGTCCCTGTTCCTCTCCCACAGCCCAGCAAGCAGAAGCGGAagttctcttccttcttcaaGAGTTTGGTCATTGAGCTGGACAAAGACCTTTATGGCCCTGACAACCACCTAGTTGAG TGGCACCGCACACCCACGACCCAGGAGACGGACGGCTTCCAGGTGAAGAGGCCGGGGGACCTGAGCGTACGATGCACGCTGCTTCTCATGCTGGACTACCAG CCTCCCCAATTCAAACTGGATCCCCGCTTGGCCCGGCTGCTGGGGTTGCACACACAGAGCCGCTCCGCCATCGTGCAGGCCCTGTGGCAGTATGTGAAAACCAACAGGCTGCAGGACTCACATGACAAGGAATACATCAATGGGGACAAATATTTCCAGCAG ATATTTGATTGCCCCCGGCTGAAGTTTTCTGAGATTCCCCAGCGCCTCACAGCTCTGCTGTTGCCCCCTGACCCAATTGTCATCAACCACGTCATCAG CGTGGACCCGTCGGACCAGAAGAAGACGGCGTGCTATGACATTGATGTGGAGGTGGAGGAGCCCCTGAAGGGACAGATGAGCAGCTTCCTTCTGTCCACGGCCAACCAGCAGGAGATCAGTGCTCTGGACAGTAAG ATCCATGAGACGATTGAGTCCATAAACCAGCTCAAGATCCAGAGGGACTTCATGCTAAGCTTCTCCAGAGACCCCAAAGGCTACATCCAAGACCTGCTCCGCTCCCAGAGCCGGGACCTCAAG GTGATGACGGACGTGGCAGGCAACCCTGAGGAGGAGCGCCGGGCTGAGTTTTACCACCAGCCCTGGTCCCAGGAAGCCGTCAGCCGCTATTTCTActgcaag ATCCAGCAGCGCCGGCAGGAGCTGGAGCAGTCGCTGGTCGTGCGCACCACCTAG
- the SMARCD3 gene encoding SWI/SNF-related matrix-associated actin-dependent regulator of chromatin subfamily D member 3 isoform X2 — translation MTPGLQHPPAVLQRPGMPSGARMPHQGAPMGPPGSPYMGSPAVRPGLAPAGMEPARKRAAPPPGQSQAQSQGQPVPTAPARSRSAKRRKMADKILPQRIRELVPESQAYMDLLAFERKLDQTIMRKRVDIQEALKRPMKQKRKLRLYISNTFNPAKPDAEDSDGSIASWELRVEGKLLDDVRPGPAPPAPNASCPHSPCPAPTVPVPLPQPSKQKRKFSSFFKSLVIELDKDLYGPDNHLVEWHRTPTTQETDGFQVKRPGDLSVRCTLLLMLDYQPPQFKLDPRLARLLGLHTQSRSAIVQALWQYVKTNRLQDSHDKEYINGDKYFQQIFDCPRLKFSEIPQRLTALLLPPDPIVINHVISVDPSDQKKTACYDIDVEVEEPLKGQMSSFLLSTANQQEISALDSKIHETIESINQLKIQRDFMLSFSRDPKGYIQDLLRSQSRDLKVMTDVAGNPEEERRAEFYHQPWSQEAVSRYFYCKIQQRRQELEQSLVVRTT, via the exons cgccCCGGGATGCCGTCTGGAGCCCGGATGCCCCACCAGGGGGCGCCCATGGGCCCCCCGGGCTCCCCGTACATGGGCAGCCCCGCCGTGCGACCCGGCCTGGCCCCCGCGGGCATGGAGCCCGCCCGCAAGCGAGCAGCGCCCCCGCCCGGCCAGAGCCAGGCCCAGAGCCAGGGCCAGCCGGTGCCCACCGCCCCCGCGCGGAGCCGCAG tgCCAAGAGGAGGAAGATGGCTGACAAAATCCTCCCTCAAAGG ATCCGGGAGCTGGTCCCCGAGTCCCAGGCTTATATGGACCTCCTGGCATTTGAGAGGAAACTAGATCAAACCATCATGCGGAAGCGGGTGGACATCCAAGAGGCTCTGAAGAGGCCGATGAAG CAAAAGCGGAAGCTGCGTCTTTATATCTCCAATACGTTTAACCCTGCGAAGCCCGATGCTGAAGATTCCGATGGCAGCATCGCCTCCTGGGAGCTGCGGGTGGAGGGGAAGCTCCTGGATGACGTACGTCCTGGCCCAG CCCCACCCGCTCCCAACGCATCCTGCCCCCACAGTCCCTGTCCTGCCCCCACGGTCCCTGTTCCTCTCCCACAGCCCAGCAAGCAGAAGCGGAagttctcttccttcttcaaGAGTTTGGTCATTGAGCTGGACAAAGACCTTTATGGCCCTGACAACCACCTAGTTGAG TGGCACCGCACACCCACGACCCAGGAGACGGACGGCTTCCAGGTGAAGAGGCCGGGGGACCTGAGCGTACGATGCACGCTGCTTCTCATGCTGGACTACCAG CCTCCCCAATTCAAACTGGATCCCCGCTTGGCCCGGCTGCTGGGGTTGCACACACAGAGCCGCTCCGCCATCGTGCAGGCCCTGTGGCAGTATGTGAAAACCAACAGGCTGCAGGACTCACATGACAAGGAATACATCAATGGGGACAAATATTTCCAGCAG ATATTTGATTGCCCCCGGCTGAAGTTTTCTGAGATTCCCCAGCGCCTCACAGCTCTGCTGTTGCCCCCTGACCCAATTGTCATCAACCACGTCATCAG CGTGGACCCGTCGGACCAGAAGAAGACGGCGTGCTATGACATTGATGTGGAGGTGGAGGAGCCCCTGAAGGGACAGATGAGCAGCTTCCTTCTGTCCACGGCCAACCAGCAGGAGATCAGTGCTCTGGACAGTAAG ATCCATGAGACGATTGAGTCCATAAACCAGCTCAAGATCCAGAGGGACTTCATGCTAAGCTTCTCCAGAGACCCCAAAGGCTACATCCAAGACCTGCTCCGCTCCCAGAGCCGGGACCTCAAG GTGATGACGGACGTGGCAGGCAACCCTGAGGAGGAGCGCCGGGCTGAGTTTTACCACCAGCCCTGGTCCCAGGAAGCCGTCAGCCGCTATTTCTActgcaag ATCCAGCAGCGCCGGCAGGAGCTGGAGCAGTCGCTGGTCGTGCGCACCACCTAG